Proteins from one Listeria weihenstephanensis genomic window:
- a CDS encoding ammonium transporter has protein sequence MEAVFMFFCTLLVWLMTPGIALFYGGMVRSKNVLSTAMYSFSSMAIISILWVVVGYSLAFAPGNAFIGSFDWTFLHSVGFDPNATYSDAIPHTLFMMFQMTFAILTVAIISGAFAERMNFAAYLIFIILWSLLVYSPVAHWVWGNGGWLRELGALDFAGGNVVHISSGVTGLVLAIVLGRRKEAENSSPHNLPLALIGGILVWFGWYGFNVGSALTIDNVAMAAFVNTNSAAAAGIIGWVAVEWLINKKPTMLGTISGAIAGLVSITPAAGFVTVGSALLIGFLGGAICFWAVFWLKGKLKYDDALDAFGLHGIGGIWGGIATGLFATTKINKLGADGLFYGNAGLLGKQLIAIGSTVVFVAIATIIIIYVIKIFIPIRVDEEQEYKGLDLTLHGEKAYHD, from the coding sequence ATGGAAGCAGTATTTATGTTCTTTTGTACCTTGTTAGTTTGGCTGATGACACCAGGGATTGCTTTATTTTATGGGGGGATGGTTCGCAGCAAGAACGTGCTTAGTACCGCAATGTATAGTTTCAGTTCCATGGCTATCATCTCTATTCTTTGGGTTGTCGTTGGTTACTCGCTAGCCTTCGCGCCTGGAAATGCCTTTATCGGCAGTTTTGACTGGACTTTCCTACACAGCGTCGGTTTCGATCCTAACGCAACATACTCCGATGCGATTCCACATACTTTATTCATGATGTTCCAAATGACATTCGCGATTTTAACAGTCGCCATCATTTCTGGAGCTTTTGCAGAACGGATGAATTTTGCAGCATACTTAATTTTCATTATTTTATGGTCGCTACTCGTTTATTCTCCTGTTGCTCACTGGGTCTGGGGCAACGGCGGTTGGTTACGCGAACTCGGCGCGCTTGATTTTGCTGGCGGAAATGTCGTTCATATTAGTTCTGGGGTTACCGGACTTGTGCTCGCGATTGTTCTCGGTCGACGTAAAGAAGCAGAGAATTCCTCCCCACATAATTTGCCACTCGCTTTAATTGGTGGTATATTAGTTTGGTTCGGTTGGTACGGATTCAACGTTGGTAGCGCGCTAACGATTGATAACGTTGCAATGGCGGCTTTCGTGAACACCAATTCAGCCGCTGCAGCTGGTATTATCGGTTGGGTCGCAGTTGAATGGCTGATCAATAAAAAACCTACCATGCTCGGCACAATTTCTGGTGCAATTGCAGGACTTGTTTCCATCACGCCCGCCGCTGGATTCGTCACGGTTGGCAGCGCCCTATTGATTGGCTTTCTCGGTGGCGCGATTTGTTTCTGGGCCGTCTTCTGGTTGAAAGGCAAGTTGAAATATGATGATGCACTCGATGCTTTTGGCTTACACGGTATCGGCGGTATCTGGGGCGGTATTGCCACAGGACTTTTTGCCACTACCAAAATTAACAAACTCGGCGCGGACGGCTTATTTTATGGAAACGCTGGATTGCTCGGTAAACAATTGATCGCCATTGGTTCCACCGTCGTTTTCGTCGCCATCGCTACTATCATCATTATCTATGTTATCAAAATATTCATACCTATCAGAGTAGACGAAGAACAAGAGTACAAAGGGCTTGATTTAACACTTCACGGTGAAAAAGCCTATCATGATTAA
- the mnmA gene encoding tRNA 2-thiouridine(34) synthase MnmA, with protein MKMDNSKTRVVVGMSGGVDSSVTAYLLKEQGYDVIGIFMKNWDDTDEFGMCTATEDYEDVIRVANQIGIPYYAVNFEKEYWDKVFTYFLDEYKLGRTPNPDVMCNKEIKFKAFLEHAESLGADFVATGHYARVETIDNEVKMLRGVDNNKDQTYFLNQLSQAQISKVMFPLGGMEKPEVRRIAEEAGLVTAGKKDSTGICFIGERNFKQFLSEYLPAQPGEMKTLDGKVMGKHDGLMYHTIGQRHGLGIGGDGEPWFVVGKDLANNVLFVEQGFHHDSLYSDSLVATDMSFVSDRPMEAVFHCTAKFRYRQEDVGVTVHLLDGNKANVVFDAPARAVTPGQALVLYDGDVCLGGGTIDEIYKQDAQLQYVG; from the coding sequence ATTAAAATGGATAATAGTAAGACACGGGTAGTTGTTGGTATGTCTGGCGGCGTGGACTCGTCGGTAACGGCTTATTTGCTAAAAGAACAAGGCTACGATGTTATCGGAATCTTTATGAAAAACTGGGATGATACGGATGAATTTGGTATGTGCACGGCGACGGAGGATTACGAGGATGTTATTCGTGTCGCGAATCAAATTGGGATTCCGTATTATGCCGTTAATTTTGAAAAGGAATATTGGGACAAAGTGTTTACGTATTTCTTGGATGAATATAAATTGGGTCGGACGCCGAATCCAGATGTGATGTGCAATAAGGAAATTAAGTTTAAAGCGTTTTTGGAGCATGCGGAGAGTCTGGGTGCTGATTTTGTGGCAACGGGACATTATGCACGTGTTGAAACGATCGATAATGAAGTGAAAATGTTACGTGGTGTGGATAATAACAAGGATCAAACGTACTTTTTGAACCAATTATCGCAAGCGCAAATTTCGAAGGTAATGTTCCCGCTTGGTGGAATGGAAAAACCGGAAGTGCGTCGGATTGCGGAAGAAGCTGGGTTGGTGACGGCGGGCAAGAAAGACAGCACAGGAATTTGTTTTATCGGAGAACGCAATTTCAAGCAATTTTTGAGTGAGTATTTACCGGCACAACCAGGTGAAATGAAGACGCTGGACGGCAAAGTAATGGGTAAGCATGATGGCTTGATGTATCATACGATTGGGCAACGTCATGGCTTGGGCATTGGTGGCGACGGAGAGCCTTGGTTTGTTGTTGGGAAGGATCTTGCGAATAATGTCTTGTTCGTGGAGCAAGGATTCCATCATGATAGCCTTTATTCCGATTCGCTTGTGGCAACGGATATGAGCTTTGTATCGGATCGCCCGATGGAAGCAGTTTTCCATTGTACGGCAAAATTCCGTTATCGCCAAGAAGATGTTGGTGTGACGGTGCATTTGTTGGATGGAAATAAGGCAAATGTGGTTTTTGATGCGCCGGCTCGTGCGGTAACGCCAGGCCAAGCGCTCGTGCTTTATGATGGGGATGTTTGCTTAGGCGGCGGAACGATCGATGAAATTTACAAGCAAGATGCGCAATTGCAATATGTAGGATAA
- a CDS encoding SF1B family DNA helicase RecD2 — translation MDTQETLGLLGENEELYMKGTVMSTIFHNSENLFSVVRIQVQDTNTTWDEKDIVVTGFFPALHEQEVYIFHGKLMDHAKFGQQFKADRFKKEMPQTKQGLVQYLSGELFKGIGKKTAERVVDTLGEDAISRILSDPSLLQEVPRLPLATAESLLESLRENQGLEHIMVSLNEYGFGPQLSMKIFQAYKQDTLNVLENNPYKLIEDVKGIGFNRADELGRKLGLGGNHYSRLQAAILYMLEQESLQQGNVFMEREVLLETVTQLLENSEPIRIEQEQLTKQLLALEEDQKVMTENTRVYVPSLYFAEAGFAAHVKRMMRQKEYEELFPKSEFYIALGELEDRIGVSYGETQKVALEQALMSPMLILTGGPGTGKTTVIKGIVELYAELNGVNLDPMSYKDGQKLPILLAAPTGRAAKRMTESTGLPAMTIHRLLGMNGQEQLDDDNERSIEGKLLIIDEMSMVDIWLANQLFRALPAHMQVILVGDQDQLPSVGPGQVLKDMLRSNEIPTVELTDIYRQEDGSSIIELAHDIRQGFLPATFTKNSTDRSFFHCTVNQIAEVVEKVVENAKKKGFRAKDIQVLAPMYRGPAGIDILNRKMQEIFNANPDGKRKEVKFGDIVFRIGDRVLQLVNQPEKNVFNGDFGEIVSIIYAKENTEKQDMVVVQFDQTEVEYFRQEFGQLTHAYCCSIHKAQGSEFPIVIMPVVRSYYRMLRRDILYTAVTRSKQFLIICGEEDAFRMGVERIDEEKRNTTLYERLLSDEDMLATVSNRKLLTEENWMTINPMIGMDDITPYQFMRG, via the coding sequence ATGGACACGCAAGAAACGTTGGGACTGCTCGGTGAGAACGAGGAATTATACATGAAGGGAACCGTGATGTCGACGATTTTTCACAATAGTGAGAACTTGTTTTCTGTGGTGCGGATTCAGGTGCAGGATACGAATACGACGTGGGACGAGAAGGATATCGTTGTGACGGGTTTTTTTCCTGCCCTTCATGAGCAAGAGGTATACATATTTCACGGGAAATTGATGGATCATGCCAAGTTTGGACAACAGTTTAAAGCGGATCGGTTCAAAAAAGAGATGCCGCAGACGAAGCAGGGTTTGGTGCAGTATTTATCTGGGGAACTTTTTAAAGGAATCGGGAAAAAGACGGCGGAACGTGTGGTCGATACGCTGGGTGAGGATGCGATTAGTCGGATTTTGTCTGATCCGTCGCTACTTCAAGAGGTGCCGCGATTGCCGCTTGCGACGGCGGAAAGTTTGCTGGAATCGCTGCGTGAGAATCAAGGTTTGGAACATATTATGGTGAGTTTGAATGAGTATGGATTTGGTCCGCAGCTCTCGATGAAAATTTTCCAGGCGTATAAGCAGGATACGCTGAATGTGCTTGAGAATAATCCGTATAAGTTGATTGAGGACGTGAAGGGGATTGGGTTTAACCGCGCGGATGAGTTGGGGCGTAAGCTTGGACTTGGTGGGAATCATTATTCGCGGTTGCAGGCGGCGATTTTGTACATGTTGGAGCAGGAGTCGTTGCAACAGGGGAATGTATTTATGGAGCGGGAAGTGTTGTTGGAGACGGTGACGCAGCTGCTTGAGAATAGTGAGCCAATTCGGATTGAGCAGGAGCAGTTGACGAAGCAGTTGTTGGCGCTTGAGGAAGATCAGAAGGTGATGACGGAGAACACGCGGGTGTATGTGCCATCGCTTTATTTCGCGGAGGCTGGATTTGCGGCGCATGTGAAACGGATGATGCGACAAAAGGAATACGAGGAACTATTTCCAAAATCGGAGTTTTATATCGCGCTTGGTGAATTGGAGGATCGGATTGGTGTTTCTTATGGGGAAACGCAGAAGGTGGCGCTTGAGCAGGCGTTGATGTCGCCGATGCTGATTCTGACTGGTGGACCTGGTACGGGGAAAACAACGGTTATTAAGGGAATCGTGGAACTTTACGCGGAATTGAATGGTGTAAATTTGGACCCGATGTCGTATAAGGACGGGCAGAAATTGCCGATTTTGCTGGCGGCTCCGACGGGACGTGCAGCGAAACGGATGACGGAATCAACGGGATTGCCTGCGATGACGATTCACCGCTTGTTGGGAATGAACGGGCAGGAGCAGTTGGACGATGATAATGAGCGTTCGATTGAAGGGAAATTGTTGATTATTGATGAAATGTCGATGGTCGATATTTGGCTTGCAAATCAGTTATTCCGAGCTTTGCCAGCGCATATGCAAGTGATTTTAGTGGGAGATCAGGATCAGTTGCCGTCTGTTGGACCAGGGCAAGTTTTGAAGGATATGTTGCGGTCGAACGAGATTCCGACGGTGGAGTTGACGGATATTTACCGGCAGGAGGATGGGTCGTCGATTATTGAGCTGGCGCATGATATTCGGCAAGGATTTTTACCAGCGACGTTCACGAAAAATAGCACGGATCGATCGTTTTTCCATTGTACGGTGAACCAAATTGCGGAAGTCGTGGAGAAGGTTGTGGAAAACGCGAAGAAAAAAGGCTTTCGCGCGAAGGATATCCAAGTTTTGGCGCCGATGTACCGTGGACCTGCGGGAATTGATATTTTAAATCGCAAAATGCAGGAGATTTTCAATGCGAATCCGGATGGTAAGCGTAAAGAAGTGAAGTTTGGCGATATCGTTTTTCGGATTGGGGATCGGGTGTTGCAGCTTGTGAATCAGCCAGAGAAGAACGTTTTTAATGGTGATTTTGGCGAGATTGTCTCGATTATTTATGCGAAGGAAAACACGGAGAAGCAGGATATGGTCGTGGTGCAGTTTGATCAGACGGAGGTCGAGTATTTTCGGCAGGAGTTTGGCCAGTTGACGCACGCGTATTGTTGTTCGATTCATAAGGCGCAGGGCAGCGAGTTTCCGATTGTGATTATGCCGGTGGTGCGGAGTTACTACCGGATGTTGCGGCGCGATATTTTGTATACAGCGGTGACTCGAAGCAAGCAGTTTCTGATTATTTGCGGGGAAGAGGACGCGTTTCGGATGGGCGTCGAGCGGATCGATGAGGAGAAGCGGAATACGACGCTGTATGAACGGTTGCTGAGTGATGAAGATATGCTTGCGACGGTGAGTAATCGGAAGTTGTTGACGGAGGAAAATTGGATGACGATTAATCCGATGATTGGGATGGATGACATCACGCCGTATCAGTTTATGCGGGGATAG
- the cymR gene encoding cysteine metabolism transcriptional regulator CymR has protein sequence MKITTKGRYGLTIVLELTRCFGQGPISLRSIAEKKGLSEHYLEQLIGPLRNAGIVKSIRGAHGGYILGDEPAKITAGDIIRTLEGPIVLVESIEDEEAAQRELWLRIRNAVKEVLDSTTLEDLASHGDDPLLDGYMFYI, from the coding sequence ATGAAAATTACAACGAAAGGCCGTTATGGTTTAACCATTGTACTAGAATTAACACGATGTTTTGGCCAAGGCCCTATTTCCCTACGTTCTATCGCTGAAAAAAAAGGCTTGTCGGAACATTACTTAGAACAACTGATCGGCCCACTGCGTAATGCTGGTATTGTAAAAAGTATCCGCGGCGCACATGGCGGTTATATCTTAGGTGATGAACCCGCCAAAATCACAGCAGGCGACATCATCCGTACATTAGAAGGCCCTATCGTGCTTGTTGAAAGCATTGAAGATGAAGAAGCCGCGCAACGTGAATTATGGTTACGTATCCGGAACGCAGTGAAAGAAGTGTTGGATAGTACAACATTAGAAGATTTAGCTAGCCATGGCGATGATCCACTACTTGACGGCTACATGTTCTATATTTAA
- a CDS encoding alpha/beta hydrolase, translated as MKKTLWIVLAVLILIVGGSYFYFNTSPSPFAEAAGDSTKKVDVVDDSGFLMFTPLNQEVKESVIFYPGAFIDSLSYAPMAKGLADAGYKVYIADMPLGLAVFGQNKAADIMDSNTDEHFVIGGHSLGGAMAARFAHNNMGELDGIFFLASYADEKGTLAEAPFPALSITATKDGVLNWDTYEKDKKYLPEDTTFVSIKGGNHAQFGAYGKQNGDNDATISVEEQTKQTVAALKTWLAVAVK; from the coding sequence ATGAAAAAGACGCTATGGATTGTGTTAGCCGTGCTGATTTTGATTGTTGGTGGCAGTTATTTTTATTTTAATACATCACCGAGCCCGTTTGCTGAAGCGGCTGGAGATTCGACGAAAAAAGTGGATGTCGTGGATGATAGTGGTTTTCTGATGTTCACGCCTTTAAATCAAGAGGTGAAAGAAAGTGTGATTTTTTATCCGGGTGCTTTTATTGATTCTTTGAGCTATGCACCGATGGCAAAAGGGCTTGCTGATGCTGGTTACAAGGTATATATTGCAGATATGCCGCTCGGTTTGGCTGTTTTCGGACAGAATAAGGCGGCGGATATTATGGATAGCAACACCGATGAACATTTCGTAATAGGTGGTCATTCGCTTGGTGGCGCGATGGCAGCTCGGTTTGCTCATAATAATATGGGTGAATTAGACGGTATTTTCTTTTTAGCGAGTTATGCAGATGAGAAAGGAACGCTTGCAGAAGCTCCGTTTCCAGCGTTATCGATCACTGCGACGAAAGATGGCGTGCTAAATTGGGATACATATGAAAAAGACAAAAAGTACCTGCCTGAGGACACGACTTTTGTATCAATCAAGGGTGGAAATCATGCACAATTTGGCGCTTACGGGAAGCAAAATGGTGATAATGATGCCACGATTAGCGTGGAAGAGCAGACAAAACAGACAGTGGCAGCGCTAAAAACCTGGCTTGCTGTTGCGGTAAAATAG
- a CDS encoding P-II family nitrogen regulator, which translates to MSNLTKIEIITRPNRFYEFQKALAEIGVSGLTVTKALGTGLEKGLIELYRGKKKETNVHERMKIEIVVSTVPVEAVLEVVKNTLRTGEPGDGKVFIYPVAEVIKISTGERGVDALQDHPKEK; encoded by the coding sequence TTGTCAAATTTAACAAAAATCGAAATTATAACTCGACCAAATCGTTTTTACGAATTCCAAAAAGCGCTCGCAGAAATCGGCGTCAGCGGTTTAACCGTCACAAAAGCACTCGGCACCGGTCTTGAAAAGGGCTTGATTGAGCTTTATCGCGGCAAAAAGAAAGAAACAAACGTTCACGAACGAATGAAAATCGAGATTGTTGTTAGCACGGTCCCTGTGGAAGCTGTTTTAGAAGTCGTTAAAAATACATTGCGAACCGGCGAACCAGGCGACGGCAAAGTTTTCATTTATCCCGTTGCAGAAGTCATTAAAATCAGCACCGGCGAGCGTGGCGTGGATGCGTTACAAGATCATCCGAAAGAAAAATAA
- a CDS encoding cysteine desulfurase family protein, with product MVERVYLDHAATSPIHPEVVQAMLASFTNNYGNPSSIHYAGREARKALDEARAVVAESIAADEREIVFTSGGTEGDNIAVIGAALANQERGNHIITTAIEHPAVLEACVYLETQGFKVTYLPVDQTGVISLEDFDAALTDETILVSIMFGNNEIGSVQPIRAIGERLTDHEALFHTDAVQAFGMFDIDVAVLGVDLLTVTAHKINGPRGIGFLYVKNGTNLVYPFHGGEQERKRRAGTENLPGICGLAEAVRIAQESRKQKRSDFLEYKHVLVDTFTEREIRFEVNGSLEKGLPQVLNVRFPGVSVEQLLMNLDMEGIAVSSGSACTAGTVDPSHVLVALYGEDHAGVRESIRISFGLGNSYEEIESAASEIVKVVQRLCK from the coding sequence ATGGTAGAACGAGTATATTTAGATCATGCAGCGACTAGTCCGATTCATCCAGAGGTTGTGCAGGCGATGTTGGCTAGTTTTACAAATAATTATGGCAATCCTTCAAGTATTCATTATGCGGGGAGAGAGGCACGTAAGGCGCTTGATGAGGCGCGTGCGGTTGTCGCGGAAAGTATCGCAGCTGATGAACGAGAGATTGTGTTTACGAGTGGCGGTACGGAAGGTGATAATATTGCGGTCATTGGTGCGGCGCTTGCCAATCAGGAACGTGGCAATCATATTATTACGACGGCGATTGAGCATCCAGCAGTTTTAGAGGCATGTGTGTATTTGGAAACGCAAGGATTTAAGGTGACGTATTTACCGGTTGATCAAACAGGCGTCATTTCACTTGAGGATTTTGATGCCGCGTTAACGGACGAGACGATTTTGGTTTCGATTATGTTTGGAAATAATGAGATTGGCTCAGTGCAACCGATTCGCGCAATTGGCGAGCGTTTGACGGATCATGAGGCGTTATTCCATACAGATGCGGTGCAGGCTTTTGGCATGTTTGACATCGATGTTGCGGTGCTTGGTGTGGACTTGCTTACGGTGACGGCGCATAAGATTAATGGACCGCGAGGCATTGGCTTTTTATATGTGAAAAATGGGACGAATTTGGTGTATCCTTTTCACGGCGGAGAGCAGGAACGTAAGCGTCGTGCTGGTACAGAAAATTTGCCGGGGATTTGTGGTTTGGCGGAGGCAGTGCGAATTGCGCAGGAGTCGCGGAAACAGAAGCGATCGGACTTTCTGGAGTATAAGCATGTTTTAGTGGATACATTTACAGAAAGAGAGATTCGTTTTGAAGTAAATGGATCGCTTGAAAAAGGTTTGCCGCAAGTTTTGAATGTGCGTTTTCCAGGTGTTTCGGTGGAGCAGTTATTGATGAATTTAGATATGGAAGGAATCGCGGTTTCAAGTGGTTCGGCTTGTACGGCTGGAACGGTGGACCCATCGCATGTTTTAGTGGCTTTATATGGCGAGGACCATGCGGGTGTGCGCGAATCGATTCGAATTAGTTTTGGCCTTGGTAATTCTTACGAGGAGATAGAAAGTGCGGCAAGCGAGATTGTAAAAGTGGTACAACGACTTTGTAAGTGA
- a CDS encoding tetratricopeptide repeat protein yields the protein MDKNAQGIEAMQKNDLETAVRLFTEVIEEHPNDPVGFINFGNVLLSMDDFERAERFFERGIELDSKASAAYYSLGNLYYVLERYQDAAQQFEQAIANGLDSADVYFMIGMSFAQMDENLLAIPYLLRSVELAPDDVEAAFQYGIALAKSDMFEEAIGALERVLVLKPDDADAFYNIGAAYLAWQGDLVIGKTYFEKAVASDENHELAANALAAIQDLEASGE from the coding sequence ATGGATAAAAATGCACAAGGTATTGAAGCGATGCAAAAAAATGATTTAGAGACGGCGGTACGTCTTTTTACGGAGGTCATTGAAGAACATCCGAATGATCCGGTTGGCTTTATTAATTTCGGAAATGTGTTGCTTTCAATGGATGATTTTGAGCGGGCGGAGCGCTTTTTCGAGCGGGGAATTGAGCTTGATAGCAAGGCTTCAGCGGCGTATTATAGTTTAGGAAATTTGTATTATGTGTTGGAACGTTACCAGGATGCCGCGCAGCAATTCGAACAGGCGATTGCGAATGGGCTTGATTCAGCGGACGTTTATTTCATGATTGGGATGAGTTTTGCGCAAATGGATGAGAACTTGCTCGCGATTCCATACTTGCTTCGTTCGGTGGAATTGGCGCCGGATGACGTGGAGGCGGCGTTCCAGTATGGGATTGCACTCGCGAAATCGGACATGTTTGAAGAGGCGATTGGAGCGCTTGAACGGGTGCTTGTATTGAAGCCTGATGATGCAGATGCGTTTTACAATATTGGCGCGGCGTATTTGGCTTGGCAAGGCGATTTGGTGATCGGGAAAACGTATTTTGAAAAGGCTGTGGCAAGTGATGAAAATCATGAATTGGCGGCGAATGCGCTTGCGGCGATTCAAGATTTAGAAGCGAGCGGGGAATAA
- a CDS encoding replication-associated recombination protein A has protein sequence MAIQPLAYRMRPKSLNDIVGQTHLVGKDKVIYRMVKAKQLSSMILYGPPGIGKTSIASAIAGSTKYAFRMLNAVTNNKKDLEVVAAEAKMSGTVILLLDEVHRLDKPKQDFLLPHLESGQIILIGATTSNPYIAINPAIRSRTQIFELKPLSVADIETTMDRALADSERGLGTYDVVLDLDAKTHLATASNGDVRSALNALELAVISSEPDDEGEVHVTLEVAEECLQRKSLAHDKDGDAHYDVLSAFQKSVRGSDVNAALHYMGRLIEAGDLVSISRRMLVMAYEDVGLANPQAATHTLSAVQTAEKIGFPEARIPLANAVIELCLSPKSNSAIMAIDSALADIRAGKSGEVPDHLRDGHYSGAKELGRALDYKYPHSYENAWVDQQYLPDRLLKAKYYEPKLTSKYEQTIAGVYEKINQNKK, from the coding sequence ATGGCTATTCAACCACTTGCTTATCGAATGAGGCCAAAGTCGCTTAATGATATCGTTGGGCAGACGCATCTTGTTGGTAAGGATAAAGTTATTTATCGGATGGTAAAGGCAAAACAGTTGTCTTCCATGATTTTATATGGACCGCCTGGCATTGGGAAAACATCGATTGCAAGCGCCATTGCAGGCAGTACGAAATATGCGTTTCGGATGTTGAATGCGGTAACAAATAATAAGAAGGATTTAGAAGTTGTGGCGGCGGAAGCGAAAATGAGCGGAACGGTTATCTTGCTTTTGGACGAGGTGCACCGTTTGGACAAGCCTAAACAAGATTTTTTGCTGCCTCATTTAGAGAGTGGCCAGATTATTTTGATTGGAGCAACGACGAGTAACCCATACATTGCGATTAACCCAGCGATCAGGAGTCGGACGCAAATTTTTGAATTAAAGCCGCTTTCGGTTGCAGATATTGAGACGACGATGGATCGGGCGCTTGCCGATTCGGAGCGTGGGCTTGGGACATATGATGTTGTGCTGGATCTGGATGCGAAAACCCATTTGGCAACAGCGAGTAACGGCGATGTCAGGAGTGCACTCAATGCGCTTGAGTTAGCGGTTATTTCCTCGGAGCCAGATGACGAGGGGGAAGTGCATGTGACGCTCGAAGTTGCTGAAGAGTGTCTCCAGCGAAAAAGCTTGGCGCATGACAAAGACGGGGATGCGCATTATGATGTTTTGAGTGCGTTTCAGAAGTCGGTTCGAGGTAGTGATGTGAATGCCGCGCTCCATTATATGGGAAGGCTTATTGAAGCTGGCGATTTAGTCAGTATCAGTCGGCGCATGCTCGTTATGGCGTATGAAGATGTTGGGCTGGCAAATCCACAAGCGGCGACACACACGTTATCAGCTGTTCAGACGGCGGAGAAAATCGGCTTTCCAGAAGCGCGTATTCCGTTAGCGAATGCCGTTATAGAGCTGTGCTTATCGCCAAAATCGAATTCTGCTATTATGGCGATTGATAGTGCTTTGGCAGACATTCGAGCCGGGAAAAGTGGCGAGGTTCCAGATCATTTGCGAGACGGGCATTATTCTGGTGCAAAAGAGCTTGGACGAGCGCTCGATTATAAATATCCACATAGTTACGAAAATGCTTGGGTGGATCAGCAGTACTTGCCTGATCGGCTGTTGAAAGCGAAATACTATGAACCAAAGTTGACGTCGAAGTATGAGCAAACGATTGCTGGTGTATATGAGAAGATTAATCAGAATAAAAAATAG